From a region of the Streptomyces caniferus genome:
- a CDS encoding CoA-transferase subunit beta: MKPTSTTTRAEYCAIACADAWLDGGEVLASPMGLIPSIGARLAKRTFSPDLLLTDGEAMIVGLDGAVEGWLPYRQHLTMVTGGRRHVMMGASQLDRFGNQNISCIGDWQQPARQLLGVRGAPVNTLNNPVSYWVPKHSKRVFVPRVDMVSGVGYDSAAAAGPSATRFHRIPRVVSDLGVLDFETADHAMRLASVHPGVTVEEVQEATGFPLVLPDEVPRTREPTATELRLIRTVIDPDGLREREVPAV; encoded by the coding sequence GTGAAGCCCACGAGTACGACGACCCGCGCCGAGTACTGCGCGATCGCGTGTGCAGATGCCTGGCTCGACGGCGGCGAGGTGCTCGCCAGCCCGATGGGCCTGATCCCGTCGATCGGCGCCCGGCTCGCCAAGCGCACCTTCTCCCCGGATCTGCTGCTCACCGACGGCGAGGCCATGATCGTCGGGCTCGACGGGGCGGTCGAGGGCTGGCTGCCCTACCGTCAGCACCTCACCATGGTCACCGGTGGGCGGCGCCATGTGATGATGGGCGCGAGCCAGCTCGACCGCTTCGGCAACCAGAACATCTCCTGCATCGGCGACTGGCAGCAGCCCGCGCGCCAGCTCCTCGGTGTCCGCGGCGCCCCGGTCAACACCCTGAACAATCCGGTCAGTTACTGGGTGCCGAAGCACTCGAAGCGGGTCTTCGTCCCCCGGGTCGACATGGTCAGCGGGGTCGGATACGACAGCGCGGCCGCCGCCGGGCCGTCCGCGACCCGTTTCCACCGCATTCCGCGTGTCGTCTCCGACCTCGGTGTCCTCGACTTCGAGACCGCGGACCACGCCATGCGGCTCGCCTCGGTGCACCCGGGCGTGACGGTCGAGGAGGTCCAGGAGGCCACCGGCTTCCCGCTCGTGCTCCCCGACGAGGTGCCCCGCACGCGGGAGCCCACCGCCACCGAACTACGGCTGATCCGTACCGTCATCGACCCGGACGGGCTGCGCGAGCGCGAGGTGCCGGCGGTATGA
- a CDS encoding MFS transporter, protein MRHRVADRVGKTASGGSFSHRDRAVIVAAALSILIVQMDWFALDLMLPVIARDFHTSSTDLQWLVSGYMVAVGALMIVGGRAADLHGRRRVIVIGLCVFAALSVVCSAAQNAPWLVAARVVQGTGAALIFPVSVAVVTSYFRDDRQGRAVSTVLAFGSLGTALGPFVGGVFAEHVSWRAVFLINVPVCLAAALLVLRFVPETRDERATRHLDLPGAATVALGLTCLMLAVDQGQGWGWASAPTVATAAVGVALLVLFVAVERRRPEPLIDLSLFRNAKFVVITLAGSLSNVVYCLVAVLSALYLQQARGLSPAHAGFIFLALSCGVGAASYWAGRLALRWRAERLMACGMLTSGTGLLVLTWVKPLGWYTVVFAVCGVGIGLGWALTNVATQAHVPAERAGAASGLVLTSLVLFGAVSVAVAATVLEVVSGSPSTAAADGPAIEAVLRGTSVLAFLGALGLFAVSAPRLRARKRATVPG, encoded by the coding sequence GTGCGCCATCGCGTGGCGGACCGGGTCGGGAAGACCGCTTCGGGCGGCTCCTTCTCGCACCGGGACCGGGCGGTGATCGTCGCTGCCGCACTGTCCATCCTCATCGTGCAGATGGACTGGTTCGCGCTCGATCTGATGCTCCCGGTCATCGCCAGGGACTTCCATACCTCCTCGACCGACCTCCAGTGGCTGGTCAGCGGATACATGGTGGCCGTCGGCGCGTTGATGATCGTGGGTGGCCGGGCCGCCGATCTGCACGGGCGGCGACGGGTCATCGTGATCGGCCTGTGCGTGTTCGCCGCCCTGTCCGTGGTGTGCAGTGCCGCGCAGAACGCGCCCTGGCTCGTTGCCGCGCGGGTGGTGCAAGGGACCGGCGCGGCCTTGATCTTTCCCGTTTCGGTGGCGGTGGTGACCAGTTACTTCCGGGACGACCGGCAGGGGCGGGCGGTCAGCACGGTGCTGGCGTTCGGTTCCCTCGGCACCGCGCTGGGTCCGTTCGTGGGCGGCGTGTTCGCCGAACACGTCAGCTGGCGTGCGGTGTTCCTGATCAATGTGCCGGTGTGTCTGGCCGCCGCGCTGCTGGTGCTGCGGTTCGTCCCCGAGACCCGGGACGAGCGGGCGACCCGCCATCTCGACCTGCCCGGGGCGGCGACCGTCGCCCTCGGCCTGACGTGTCTGATGCTCGCCGTGGACCAGGGACAGGGCTGGGGGTGGGCCTCCGCACCCACCGTGGCCACCGCCGCCGTCGGTGTCGCCCTCCTCGTGCTGTTCGTGGCGGTGGAGCGGCGGAGACCGGAGCCGTTGATCGACCTTTCGCTCTTCCGCAACGCGAAGTTCGTTGTGATCACCCTCGCGGGCTCCCTCTCGAATGTGGTGTATTGCCTGGTCGCGGTGCTCTCGGCGCTCTATCTGCAGCAGGCGCGGGGGCTGTCGCCCGCTCACGCCGGGTTCATCTTCCTGGCGCTCTCCTGCGGGGTCGGCGCGGCCAGTTACTGGGCCGGGCGGCTGGCCCTGCGCTGGCGCGCCGAGCGGTTGATGGCCTGCGGCATGCTCACCAGCGGTACCGGACTGCTGGTGCTGACCTGGGTGAAGCCCCTGGGCTGGTACACGGTGGTCTTCGCCGTCTGCGGGGTGGGCATCGGGCTGGGGTGGGCGCTGACGAACGTGGCCACGCAGGCACATGTACCCGCGGAGCGGGCGGGCGCGGCATCGGGGCTGGTACTGACGTCGCTGGTGCTGTTCGGTGCGGTGAGCGTGGCGGTCGCGGCGACGGTGCTGGAGGTCGTCAGCGGCTCGCCGTCGACCGCGGCCGCCGACGGCCCCGCCATCGAGGCGGTCCTGCGCGGCACTTCGGTGCTGGCCTTCCTCGGTGCCCTCGGGCTGTTCGCGGTCTCCGCACCACGGCTGCGTGCGCGAAAGCGTGCCACGGTCCCCGGCTGA
- a CDS encoding acyl-CoA dehydrogenase family protein, with protein sequence MDLHVTAAEDAFRAEARDWLAAQAPAVPLPSLETAEGFAAHREWERRLAADRWSVVSWPREYGGRDASLLQWLLFEEEYYAAGAPGRVGQNGINLLAPTLFEHGTDEQRARILGPMARGEVVWAQAWSEPESGSDLASLRSTAVRTDGGWLLNGQKTWSSRAAFADRAFGLFRSDPDAARPHQGLSYLMFPLDAPGVTVRPLGRLDGKPAFAELFLDDVFVPDADVIGAPGQGWRVAMSTAGNERGLTLRSPGRFTAAAERLAALWRETSGPAGTALGERVADALIGARAYQLFGYAHASRLAAGGSIGAESSLNKVFWSEFDIALHETALDLLGPQGMLADDADEAPAHGSWADGYTFSLAGPIYAGTNEIQRDIIAERLLGLPKGRR encoded by the coding sequence ATGGATCTCCATGTCACCGCCGCGGAGGACGCGTTCCGGGCCGAGGCCCGCGACTGGCTCGCCGCGCAGGCGCCCGCCGTTCCGCTGCCGTCGCTGGAGACCGCGGAGGGGTTCGCCGCCCACCGGGAGTGGGAGCGCCGGCTCGCCGCGGACCGCTGGTCGGTGGTCTCCTGGCCCCGGGAGTACGGCGGCAGGGACGCTTCGCTCCTGCAGTGGCTGCTGTTCGAGGAGGAGTACTACGCCGCGGGCGCCCCCGGACGGGTCGGCCAGAACGGCATCAACCTCCTCGCCCCCACCCTCTTCGAGCACGGCACCGACGAGCAACGCGCCCGCATCCTCGGCCCCATGGCGCGCGGCGAGGTCGTCTGGGCGCAGGCCTGGTCGGAGCCGGAGTCGGGGTCGGACCTGGCGTCGCTGCGCTCGACCGCCGTACGGACCGACGGCGGCTGGCTGCTGAACGGGCAGAAGACCTGGTCGTCCCGGGCCGCCTTCGCCGACCGCGCCTTCGGACTGTTCCGCAGCGACCCGGACGCCGCCCGTCCGCACCAGGGGCTCAGCTATCTGATGTTCCCGCTGGACGCCCCGGGCGTGACGGTACGTCCGCTCGGCCGCCTGGACGGCAAGCCGGCCTTCGCCGAACTCTTCCTCGACGACGTCTTCGTGCCGGACGCGGACGTCATCGGCGCACCGGGGCAGGGGTGGCGGGTCGCCATGAGCACCGCCGGCAACGAACGCGGTCTGACGCTGCGCAGTCCGGGCCGCTTCACCGCGGCCGCCGAGCGGCTGGCCGCACTGTGGCGCGAGACCTCCGGGCCGGCCGGTACGGCGCTCGGCGAGCGGGTGGCCGACGCGCTGATCGGCGCCAGGGCCTACCAGTTGTTCGGCTACGCGCATGCCTCCCGGCTCGCCGCCGGCGGGTCGATCGGCGCCGAGTCGAGCCTGAACAAGGTCTTCTGGTCCGAGTTCGACATCGCCCTGCACGAGACCGCCCTGGACCTGCTCGGCCCGCAGGGCATGCTCGCCGACGACGCCGACGAGGCCCCCGCACACGGGAGCTGGGCCGACGGGTACACCTTCTCGCTCGCCGGGCCGATCTACGCCGGCACCAACGAGATCCAGCGCGACATCATCGCCGAGCGGCTGCTCGGTCTGCCGAAGGGACGCCGGTGA
- a CDS encoding acetyl-CoA C-acetyltransferase: MSEAYIVEAVRTPVGKKGGGLSAVHPADLGAHVLTALMARSGADPAAVEDVVFGCLDTVGPQAGDIARTCWLAAGLPEEVPGVTVDRQCGSSQQAVHFAAQAVLSGTQDLVVAGGVQNMSQIPIAFASRQAAAPLGLTDGPFAGSAGWRARYGEAPVNQFHGAELIADKWHISRTDMEEFALRSHQRAVRALDEGRFDRETVPFRDVTTDEGPRRHTSREKMARLAPVVEGGRLTAAVSSQVSDGAAALLLASERAVADHGLTPRARIHHLSVRGEDPIRMLSAPIPATAYALKKAGMSLGDIDLVEINEAFAPVVLAWLQETGADPERVNVNGGAIALGHPLGATGVRLMTTLLHELERTGGRFGLQTMCEGGGQANVTIIERL; the protein is encoded by the coding sequence ATGTCCGAGGCCTATATCGTCGAGGCGGTCCGCACCCCGGTGGGCAAGAAGGGCGGCGGTCTGTCGGCCGTCCACCCCGCCGACCTGGGCGCCCATGTGCTGACGGCGCTGATGGCGCGCAGCGGCGCCGATCCCGCCGCCGTCGAGGACGTCGTCTTCGGCTGTCTGGACACGGTGGGCCCGCAGGCCGGGGACATCGCCCGGACCTGCTGGCTCGCCGCCGGGCTGCCCGAGGAGGTGCCCGGTGTCACCGTCGACCGTCAGTGCGGCTCCTCGCAGCAGGCCGTGCACTTCGCCGCGCAGGCAGTGCTCTCCGGCACCCAGGACCTGGTGGTCGCGGGCGGTGTGCAGAACATGTCGCAGATCCCGATCGCCTTCGCCAGCAGGCAGGCCGCCGCCCCGCTGGGACTGACCGACGGCCCGTTCGCCGGCTCGGCGGGCTGGCGCGCCCGCTACGGCGAGGCGCCCGTCAACCAGTTCCACGGTGCCGAGCTCATCGCCGACAAGTGGCACATCTCCCGTACGGACATGGAGGAGTTCGCGCTCCGTTCGCACCAGCGGGCCGTCCGCGCCCTCGACGAGGGCCGCTTCGACCGGGAGACCGTCCCCTTCCGGGACGTCACCACCGACGAGGGCCCGCGCCGGCACACCTCGCGGGAGAAGATGGCCCGGCTGGCGCCGGTCGTCGAGGGCGGCCGGCTGACGGCGGCGGTCTCCTCGCAGGTCTCCGACGGCGCGGCCGCCCTGCTCCTCGCCTCCGAGCGGGCGGTGGCCGACCACGGCCTCACGCCGCGCGCCCGCATCCACCATCTGTCGGTACGCGGGGAGGACCCGATCCGGATGCTGTCCGCTCCGATCCCGGCGACGGCGTACGCGCTGAAGAAGGCCGGGATGTCCCTCGGCGACATCGATCTGGTGGAGATCAATGAGGCGTTCGCCCCCGTGGTGCTGGCCTGGCTGCAGGAGACCGGCGCCGACCCGGAGCGGGTCAATGTCAACGGCGGCGCCATCGCGCTCGGCCATCCGCTGGGCGCGACCGGCGTCCGGCTGATGACGACGCTGCTGCACGAACTGGAGCGCACCGGTGGCCGGTTCGGGCTGCAGACCATGTGCGAGGGCGGCGGCCAGGCCAATGTCACGATCATCGAGCGGCTCTGA
- a CDS encoding CoA transferase subunit A, translating into MTDKTMTPEDVVSRLRSGMTLGIGGWGSRRKPMALVRALLRSDITDLTVISYGGPDVGLLAAAGRIRTLVAAFATLDSIPLEPHFRAARQRGAFELREVDEAMFMWGLHAAANRLPFLPVRAGLGSDVMRVNPGLKTVTSPYEDGETFVAMPALRMDAALVHLHRADRLGNGQYLGPDPYFDDLFCEAADSAYVSCERLVDDFATAVPQTLLVKRHAVTGVVEAPNGAHFTSCAPDYGRDEPFQKLYATTPWPQFAERFLSGDEKAYRSAVESWHEEQQ; encoded by the coding sequence GTGACCGACAAGACCATGACACCCGAGGACGTCGTCTCCCGGCTGCGCAGCGGCATGACCCTCGGCATCGGCGGCTGGGGGTCGCGCCGTAAACCGATGGCGCTGGTGCGGGCGCTGCTCCGCTCCGACATCACCGATCTGACGGTGATCTCGTACGGCGGTCCCGATGTCGGGCTGCTCGCCGCCGCCGGCCGGATCCGCACCCTGGTCGCGGCGTTCGCGACCCTCGATTCGATCCCCCTCGAACCGCACTTCCGCGCGGCCCGGCAGCGCGGCGCGTTCGAGCTGAGGGAGGTCGACGAGGCGATGTTCATGTGGGGGCTGCACGCCGCCGCCAACCGGCTGCCGTTCCTGCCGGTACGGGCCGGCCTCGGCTCGGACGTGATGCGTGTCAACCCCGGCCTGAAGACCGTCACTTCGCCCTACGAGGACGGCGAGACCTTCGTGGCGATGCCGGCCCTGCGGATGGACGCGGCGCTGGTCCATCTGCACCGCGCCGACCGGCTCGGAAACGGCCAGTACCTGGGCCCCGACCCGTACTTCGACGATCTGTTCTGCGAGGCCGCGGACAGCGCCTACGTCTCCTGCGAGCGGCTCGTGGACGACTTCGCCACGGCCGTCCCGCAGACCCTCCTGGTCAAGCGGCATGCGGTCACCGGAGTCGTCGAGGCCCCGAACGGCGCGCACTTCACCTCCTGCGCCCCCGACTACGGGCGCGACGAGCCCTTCCAGAAGCTGTACGCGACCACGCCCTGGCCGCAGTTCGCCGAGCGGTTCCTGTCCGGGGACGAGAAGGCGTACCGGTCCGCGGTCGAGTCCTGGCACGAGGAGCAGCAGTGA
- a CDS encoding acyl-CoA dehydrogenase family protein, protein MRFLLTEEQREFTRTLDGMLGASGTPAAARAWAAGERKPGRELWARIAATGVFALAVPERSGGVGPLPVELALAFVELGRHAVPGPLVETVSAAALLERLGEDAAREAWLPRIAAGEAVLSLCAGGPYAVDADAADAVLVVRGDTVLETDAHGPVQPSLDPARRLSRPLGGRVLAEGPAVAAAAAHAADVARLATAAQSLGLGRALLAATVSYVKQRTQFQAAIGSFQAVKHRLADTLIGLEFAQPLVYAAALAVAAGAPSAGREVAAAKVAAGEAGYAAARTALQLHGALGYTDEPDLSLWIRKARPLRDAWGTPADCRARVLSA, encoded by the coding sequence ATGCGCTTCCTCCTGACCGAGGAGCAGCGGGAGTTCACCCGCACGCTGGACGGCATGCTCGGGGCGTCCGGCACCCCGGCCGCGGCGCGGGCCTGGGCCGCCGGGGAGCGGAAGCCGGGCCGTGAGCTGTGGGCGCGGATCGCGGCCACGGGCGTGTTCGCACTCGCCGTTCCGGAACGCTCCGGAGGCGTGGGCCCGCTCCCGGTCGAACTGGCGCTGGCCTTCGTGGAGTTGGGACGGCACGCCGTACCGGGCCCGCTGGTGGAGACGGTGTCCGCGGCCGCGCTCCTGGAGCGTCTCGGCGAGGATGCCGCACGGGAGGCCTGGCTGCCGCGGATCGCCGCGGGCGAGGCCGTCCTCAGCCTGTGCGCCGGGGGCCCGTACGCCGTGGACGCGGATGCCGCCGATGCCGTCCTCGTCGTGCGGGGCGACACGGTGCTCGAAACGGACGCCCACGGCCCCGTGCAGCCCTCCCTCGATCCCGCCCGCCGGCTGTCCCGCCCGCTCGGCGGCCGCGTGTTGGCCGAGGGCCCCGCGGTGGCGGCGGCCGCCGCACACGCCGCCGATGTCGCACGGCTCGCCACCGCCGCGCAGTCCCTCGGCCTCGGCCGGGCGCTGCTGGCGGCGACGGTGTCCTACGTCAAGCAGCGCACCCAGTTCCAGGCGGCCATCGGCTCGTTCCAGGCGGTCAAGCACCGGCTGGCGGACACCCTGATCGGGCTGGAGTTCGCGCAGCCGCTGGTGTACGCGGCGGCCCTGGCGGTGGCGGCGGGCGCCCCGTCGGCGGGCCGGGAGGTGGCGGCGGCGAAGGTCGCGGCGGGCGAGGCGGGGTATGCCGCGGCGCGTACGGCACTGCAGTTGCACGGCGCCCTCGGCTACACCGACGAACCGGACCTCTCACTGTGGATCCGCAAGGCCCGCCCGCTGCGCGACGCTTGGGGAACCCCGGCCGACTGCCGCGCGCGCGTCCTGTCCGCCTGA
- a CDS encoding SDR family oxidoreductase, with protein MTGTGICTGRVAVVTGAGRGLGRAHALALAAEGARVVVNDLGVAADGAGASPGPAQQVADEIRARGGRAVAHTGDITTTDGAASLVATALDAFGRLDALVNNAGFLRDRMLVNLGEDDWDAVIRVHLKGHFLPLRHAAAHWRAEAKAGRTPDARIVNTSSGAGLLGSVGQGNYAAAKAGILGLTLVAAAELAPYGVQINAIAPAARTRMTERTFAGTMAAPAAGEFDAMAPENVSPLVVWLSSADSAGVTGRVFEAEAGRITVMEGWRPGPTADKKSRWTPAEAGRTARDLLAAAGTPQPVYGAR; from the coding sequence ATGACCGGCACCGGAATCTGCACGGGACGCGTGGCCGTGGTCACCGGAGCCGGCCGCGGCCTCGGCCGCGCCCATGCCCTGGCCCTCGCCGCCGAAGGCGCGCGGGTGGTGGTGAACGACCTCGGCGTGGCCGCCGACGGGGCCGGCGCCTCGCCCGGACCGGCCCAGCAGGTCGCCGACGAGATCCGCGCCCGCGGCGGCCGGGCCGTCGCGCACACCGGCGACATCACCACCACCGACGGCGCCGCCTCGCTCGTCGCCACCGCCCTCGACGCCTTCGGCCGCCTCGACGCCCTCGTCAACAACGCCGGATTCCTGCGCGACCGGATGCTCGTCAACCTCGGTGAGGACGACTGGGACGCCGTCATCCGCGTCCACCTCAAGGGCCACTTCCTGCCGCTGCGGCACGCCGCGGCCCACTGGCGGGCCGAGGCCAAGGCCGGCCGGACGCCCGATGCCCGGATCGTCAACACCAGTTCGGGCGCCGGACTGCTCGGCAGCGTCGGCCAGGGCAACTACGCCGCCGCCAAGGCCGGCATCCTCGGCCTCACCCTCGTCGCCGCCGCCGAACTGGCCCCCTACGGCGTGCAGATCAACGCCATCGCGCCGGCCGCTCGTACCCGGATGACCGAGCGGACCTTCGCCGGGACGATGGCGGCGCCCGCCGCGGGCGAGTTCGACGCGATGGCTCCCGAGAACGTCTCCCCGCTGGTGGTCTGGCTGTCCTCCGCCGACAGCGCCGGGGTCACCGGCCGGGTCTTCGAGGCCGAGGCGGGCCGGATCACCGTGATGGAGGGCTGGCGCCCCGGCCCCACCGCGGACAAGAAGAGCCGCTGGACACCGGCCGAGGCGGGGCGGACCGCCCGCGACCTGCTGGCCGCCGCCGGGACCCCACAGCCGGTGTACGGGGCGCGGTGA
- a CDS encoding SDR family oxidoreductase — protein sequence MSLALDLSGRLAVVTGGTRGVGAGIARAFLQAGAEVVVCARRPPDTPVEAAGRRAHFRPLDLRDPAAVRAFFARLAAEHGRLDCLVNNAGGTPYRLLGQTDAERHARVVELNLLAPLTASLAAYEVMRDRPAGGSVIMIGSVSGTRPSPGTAAYGAAKAGLDHLARSMAVEWAPRVRVNTLVLGMVRTELTALHYGDEAGVAAVGATVPLGRLAEPAEIGDACVFLASDRAAYLTGASLLVHGGGERPAFLEAATVNHPAPPDATKDT from the coding sequence TTGAGCCTGGCTCTCGATCTGTCCGGGCGGCTGGCCGTCGTCACCGGTGGCACCCGGGGCGTCGGCGCCGGCATCGCCCGCGCCTTCCTGCAGGCAGGAGCCGAGGTGGTGGTCTGCGCGCGACGGCCGCCGGACACCCCCGTCGAGGCGGCCGGCCGCCGTGCGCACTTCCGCCCCCTCGACCTGCGCGACCCGGCCGCCGTCCGCGCCTTCTTCGCACGACTCGCCGCCGAACACGGACGGTTGGACTGCCTGGTGAACAACGCCGGCGGCACGCCGTACCGGCTGCTCGGGCAGACGGACGCCGAACGGCACGCCCGGGTCGTCGAACTCAACCTCCTCGCGCCGCTGACCGCCTCGCTCGCCGCGTACGAGGTGATGCGGGACCGGCCGGCCGGCGGCTCGGTCATCATGATCGGCAGCGTCAGCGGCACCCGCCCCTCGCCCGGCACCGCCGCCTACGGCGCGGCCAAGGCGGGCCTGGACCACCTCGCCCGCTCCATGGCCGTCGAATGGGCGCCCCGGGTCCGGGTCAACACCCTCGTCCTCGGCATGGTGCGCACCGAACTCACCGCCCTGCACTACGGCGACGAGGCGGGCGTCGCGGCCGTCGGCGCCACCGTCCCGCTCGGCCGGCTCGCCGAACCCGCCGAGATCGGCGACGCCTGCGTCTTCCTCGCCTCCGACCGCGCCGCGTATCTGACCGGCGCGAGCCTGCTCGTCCACGGCGGCGGCGAGCGGCCCGCCTTCCTCGAGGCCGCCACCGTCAACCATCCCGCCCCGCCCGACGCGACGAAGGACACCTGA
- a CDS encoding SDR family oxidoreductase: MTPPPYVPGHHLLDGRTAVVTAAAGAGIGGATARRFLEEGARVLLGDAHARRLTATAEALAEEFGAGKVASLPCDVTDENQVNALLDTAEERHGRLDIVVNNAGLGGTADLVEMTDTQWDTVLDVTLNGTFRCTRAALRRMKAAGRGGVIVNNASVVGWRAQRGQAHYAAAKAGVMALTRCAAVEAAEYGVRVNAVSPSLAMHPHLAKVTTPELLAELTGREAFGRGAEPWEVANVIVFLAGDYASYMTGETVSVSSQRA, from the coding sequence ATGACACCGCCGCCCTATGTGCCCGGCCACCACCTGCTCGACGGCCGGACCGCCGTCGTCACCGCGGCCGCCGGAGCCGGTATCGGCGGTGCCACCGCCCGCAGATTCCTGGAGGAGGGCGCCCGGGTGCTCCTCGGCGACGCCCACGCACGCCGTCTCACGGCCACCGCCGAGGCGCTCGCCGAGGAGTTCGGCGCCGGCAAGGTGGCGTCGCTGCCCTGCGACGTCACCGACGAGAACCAGGTCAACGCCCTGCTGGACACGGCGGAAGAGCGCCATGGCCGCCTCGACATCGTGGTCAACAACGCCGGGCTCGGCGGCACCGCCGATCTCGTCGAGATGACCGACACCCAGTGGGACACGGTCCTCGACGTGACCCTGAACGGCACCTTCCGCTGCACCCGCGCCGCCCTGCGCCGGATGAAGGCCGCCGGCCGCGGCGGCGTGATCGTCAACAATGCCTCGGTCGTCGGCTGGCGTGCCCAGCGCGGCCAGGCCCACTACGCCGCGGCCAAGGCCGGGGTGATGGCGCTGACCCGGTGCGCCGCCGTGGAGGCCGCCGAGTACGGCGTACGCGTCAACGCGGTCTCGCCCAGCCTCGCGATGCACCCGCACCTGGCCAAGGTGACCACGCCCGAACTGCTGGCGGAGCTCACCGGGCGGGAGGCGTTCGGCCGTGGCGCCGAACCCTGGGAGGTCGCCAATGTCATCGTCTTCCTGGCCGGCGACTACGCCTCGTACATGACCGGGGAAACGGTGTCCGTCAGCTCCCAGCGCGCCTGA
- a CDS encoding enoyl-CoA hydratase family protein, translating into MGVSTSEPDQGIAVVTADYPPVNALPVQGWYDLADAVRAAGRDPAVRCVVLAATGRGFNAGVDIKELQRDTTTGGHEALLGANRGCAAAFSAVYECEVPVVAAVHGFCLGGGIGLVGNADVIVAGDDATFGLPELDRGALGAATHLARLVPQHLLRSLYYTSRTVTAAELQAHGSVWQVVPRAELPAAAREVAREIARKDGFLLRLAKAALNGIDPVDVRRSYRFEQGFTFEANLSGVADRVRDTFGAPGATPTKEG; encoded by the coding sequence ATGGGTGTCTCCACCTCCGAGCCGGACCAGGGCATCGCCGTCGTCACCGCCGACTACCCTCCGGTCAACGCCCTGCCCGTACAGGGCTGGTACGACCTCGCCGACGCCGTGCGCGCGGCCGGCCGCGACCCCGCCGTCCGCTGCGTCGTCCTCGCCGCGACCGGCCGCGGCTTCAACGCGGGGGTCGACATCAAGGAACTGCAGCGGGACACCACGACCGGCGGGCACGAGGCCCTGCTCGGCGCCAACCGCGGCTGCGCGGCGGCGTTCTCGGCGGTCTACGAGTGCGAAGTGCCCGTCGTCGCGGCCGTACACGGCTTCTGTCTGGGCGGCGGCATCGGCCTCGTCGGCAACGCGGACGTGATCGTGGCCGGTGACGACGCCACGTTCGGGCTGCCGGAGCTGGACCGCGGCGCGCTCGGCGCGGCCACCCATCTCGCCCGGCTGGTCCCCCAGCACCTGCTGCGCTCGCTCTACTACACCTCCCGCACCGTCACCGCCGCCGAACTGCAGGCGCACGGCTCCGTCTGGCAGGTCGTCCCGCGTGCGGAACTGCCCGCCGCCGCCCGGGAGGTGGCGCGGGAGATCGCGCGCAAGGACGGATTCCTCCTCCGGCTTGCTAAGGCCGCCCTCAACGGCATCGACCCCGTCGACGTACGGCGCAGCTACCGCTTCGAGCAGGGCTTCACCTTCGAGGCGAACCTCAGCGGAGTCGCCGACCGCGTCCGCGACACCTTCGGTGCGCCGGGCGCCACACCGACGAAGGAAGGCTGA
- a CDS encoding NAD(P)H-dependent flavin oxidoreductase: protein MTEVRIETPLTELVGVRHPLVQTGMGWVAGPRLVSAAAEAGALGILASATMTVGQLRAAVREVASRTQAPFGVNLRADAGDAGERVRVLVEEGVRVASFALAPSRELIARLKDAGVVVIPSVGARRHAEKVAAWGADAVLVQGGEGGGHTGNVATSVLLPQIVDAVDIPVVAAGGFFDGRGLVAALAYGAAGIAMGTRFLLTTDSTVPRAVQDRYLAAGVTDITVTTKVDGLPHRMLRSELVESLERSGRAGTLLTAVRRAASFRKLAGLSWAQLVRDGLAMKHGRDLTWGQVLLAANTPMLLKASMVDGRTDLGVMASGQVAGVLEDLPSCAELVDRIMADAHATLGALPR, encoded by the coding sequence ATGACGGAGGTGCGGATCGAGACGCCGCTGACCGAGCTCGTCGGGGTGCGCCATCCCCTCGTCCAGACCGGCATGGGGTGGGTGGCGGGGCCCCGGCTGGTCTCGGCCGCGGCCGAGGCGGGCGCCCTGGGCATCCTCGCCTCGGCCACGATGACCGTCGGGCAACTGCGCGCGGCGGTCCGCGAGGTCGCCTCCCGCACCCAGGCGCCCTTCGGGGTCAACCTCCGCGCGGACGCGGGAGACGCGGGCGAGCGGGTACGCGTCCTCGTGGAGGAGGGCGTACGGGTCGCCTCGTTCGCGCTGGCCCCCTCCCGTGAGCTGATCGCCCGGCTCAAGGACGCGGGGGTCGTCGTGATCCCGTCCGTCGGCGCCCGCCGCCATGCCGAGAAGGTCGCGGCCTGGGGCGCGGACGCGGTCCTCGTCCAGGGCGGGGAGGGCGGCGGCCACACCGGGAACGTCGCCACGAGCGTGCTGCTCCCGCAGATCGTGGACGCGGTCGACATCCCGGTCGTCGCCGCGGGCGGCTTCTTCGACGGCCGGGGTCTGGTCGCGGCGCTCGCCTACGGCGCGGCCGGTATCGCCATGGGCACCCGCTTCCTGCTGACGACGGACAGCACCGTGCCCCGGGCCGTACAGGACCGCTATCTGGCGGCGGGCGTCACGGACATCACCGTCACCACGAAGGTGGACGGTCTGCCGCACCGGATGCTGCGCAGCGAACTGGTCGAGTCGCTGGAGCGGTCCGGGCGCGCCGGCACGCTGCTCACGGCGGTCCGCCGGGCCGCCTCGTTCCGGAAGCTGGCCGGCCTGAGCTGGGCGCAGCTGGTGCGTGACGGCCTGGCGATGAAGCACGGCAGGGACCTCACCTGGGGCCAGGTCCTGCTCGCCGCCAACACCCCGATGCTGCTGAAGGCGTCCATGGTGGACGGCCGTACCGACCTCGGGGTGATGGCCTCCGGCCAGGTCGCCGGTGTGCTCGAGGACCTGCCGTCCTGCGCCGAACTCGTCGACCGGATCATGGCCGACGCACACGCGACACTGGGCGCGCTGCCCCGCTGA